The Sporocytophaga myxococcoides genome contains the following window.
GTTACTCCTCCTGCTTTGATATCACTTAAGCCTGGAATGTAGGTTGCTATTAGAGAAGAGGCAGAAGGACTGAATTTACCTGATCCATCTGTAGTCCAGATAACCCCGGAAGAGTTTGTAACTGAACCGTTAAGATTTACAACTGCTGCATCTTCGCAAACTGTTGTATCGTTACCTGCATTTCCATCTGGTAATGGGATAAACGTAATGTTAAGCGGATCAGTAGATGGTGCGCACTTTCCATTGTCTTTGGTAGCCAGTGATAGGATGATTCCGGTTTTGGTCCTGTCTGCTACTCCTGGTATATAAGAAGCATTAAGTGTGAATTGATCAGGAGAAAACGTACCATCTCCATTGGTTGTCCACTCTCCTGAAAGTGCTCTTGTTAATGATCCATTTAGTTTAATTCCCGGAATATCTACACAGACATTCTGGTCAAGTCCGGCATTGGCTTCTGGCAGGTATTGAATGGTTACAGATTTATAATCTGTAATTTCCGGACATACTGTATTACCTGTAGTTTTAAGAGCTAGTATAAAGGTGCCAGCTAGTTTTTCTTCGTTCGAAGGAGAATAGGTATTTATTAATGTAGTTGTCGGAGCACTGAATGAACCGGTACCCATTGCAGTCCAGATTCCTGAACCTGTTACTGATTTTACAATACCGTTCAGTGCTATTCCGGCTACAGCATTCACACAAATAGTATCATCAGGTCCTGCATCGGCTTCCGGCATTTTAACAAAATCTATCTTTTTATCCTTGGTTACCTGTCCACAAGTTCCATTAACTGTTGTTTTCAAAGTTAAAGTAACAGTGGATGATTTGTCATTTTCTGAAGGAATATATGATGCAATCAGACTTTGTGCTCCCGGAGAAAATGTTCCTGTTCCGGATGTTGACCAAACGGCTCCTCCCGCAACGGTAATTGTTGCTTTAAGCGGAATAGCCTGAGAATTGGAGCAAACGATGGTGTCAAGTCCTGGATTAGCTGTAGGAGCTGGAGTTAATGATAGCAACACATCTTTCGTTACCGGAGGGCAATTGCCTAAGCCATTTACCTTCATAGTAACCTTAACAGAACCGTGATTATTTCTTTCTGTCACTGATGGTGTATAATCAGGGGTAAGGGTGGTGGCATTATTTAATCCTCCTGTTCCTGTTGTAGACCATTGAATAGAAGAGTAGTTTTTAGCTGTTCCTGATAATTGGAATGCAGGAACATCCGCACAAAGTGACTGATCAAATCCTGGATCTGCTATTACTTCAGGATCAAATGTAAGATTCAATGTATCACCGATTGGGTTACAAACCCCGTTTCCGTCTGAGCTTAGTATCAGGGTTACAACTCCTGCAAGTTTATCATCTGCAGCAATATTGTAAGTGGTAGAGGCCGCATTTGCGTTTTGGAATGTACCTTTACCTGTACTTGTCCATATTACATTACCATTAGTAACATTTCCTGCTAATGCTATTGTGGTCATTGTATTACAGATACTTGTAATTGAACCTGCGTTAACAATCGGACCTGGTATAATAGTAAATGTAACTTGATCAGAGGTAGCAGGACACATTCCTGATGCAGGACTGGATATTGTCAGGGTAACTGTTTTGGCTGCAATTTCAGAGGCAGTAGGCATATAAGTGCCATTTGTCACTTTGGCATCTGGAAGAAAAACCCCTCCTCCTGGTGATGTCCAGGTAGCATTGTTACCTGAACCTTCCAGCTTTATAGGTAAATCTGTTTCGCAAACAGTGCGATCTGGACCTGCATCTACTTTTGGATTCGTATCAAATCTAAGAGTTAAAGTATCTGAATAGAAGTTACAAGAACCATTACCTGCGGAATTTAATATAAGGTATGTTGTTGTAAGTTTATCCGATGCAGATGGAAGATATTCTGCAACAGGATTATCCGGACCAGGAGAGAAGGTGCCGCTACCTGTTGATATCCAATATCCGCCCGATGCAACTTTGACTTTTCCATTAAGGTGTATTGAAGTGACATCAGAACATGCAACGATATCTGGTCCTGCATCAACAGAAGGAATCGGGCTGATCGTCAGAACCATCTGATCTGAGACAGCAGCGCAATTTCCATTTCCGGTACTTGTAGCAGTGATGATTACCTTTTTGTTAATGCTGTCATTGTAACCGATGAGATACATTGGGTTATTAGTAATATGATCAGGTGAAAAATTACCATCACCAGAGGTATTCCATTTCACGCCGGTAGCATAAGTTACCGTAGCAGATAACTGAACTGCCCCTATATCTGCACAGACATTTATGTCCGGTCCTGCATTTACAACCGGCGTTTTTTCAAATGCAATCTCCATTACGTCGGATAGTGGATTACAAACTCCTGTACCGGTTGCTGTCAGCGTTAATTGAACTTTTCCAGAAGTTCTTTCTGCTGCAGAAGGAATATAAGTAGCATTTAATATTGATGCATTTGGTGAGAATGTGCCAGCTCCGGAGCTTTTCCATATTCCACCAGTGGCATTGAGAACTGATCCTGCAAGCGGTATTCCTGCTACATCTTCACAAACAACCTGATCGCCTCCGGCATTTACAACTGAAAGTGGTTTTACTATAATATTAAGAGTATCTCTTACAGGCTGACAAAGGCCATTGCCGGTCGTTGTCAAAACAAGGCGGATTATTGATCCAGGTGTTTTGTCGGCATTTCCGATCAGATAAGAGGTATTAAGCTGATTTGCTGTAGGATTAAATCCCCCATCTCCTGAAGTACTCCAGTTTCCGCCTGTTGCAATGGTAACAACCCCGGTTAGGCTGACAGAGGTTGCATCTTCACATATCTCCAAATCTGGTCCTGCTTTAACAGTTGGAGCTGGAGTAAAGGAAACATCTGAAAAATCAGTAACAGCATTACATGTTCCATTCCCGGTTGAAAGAATTTTAAATGTTACTTTACCTGCATCTTTATCTGTTTTAGATGGAATGTAAACCGGATTCAAGGCATTGGCATTAGGGCTGAATGTTCCCGTACCCGTTGTACTCCATTGCTGTCCTGCCGCTACAGTTACATTTCCTGTAAGTTGGATTCCTGTCACATCGGAACAGACTTTTTGATCAGGACCGGCATTTACAGTAACCAGAGGAGTTATGTTAATCAACATGTCATCTGTTAGTGTAGCACAAGGAGCGTTACCTACACCTTTTAAAGTGATTTTTATTTGTTTAGCAGCAATGTCTTCAGCTGAAGGTTTATATTTAGCATTTAAATCTGAGCTATTTGGCAGGAAGGTACCAGTACCTTGTGAAATCCAAAGTGCAGAAGAATAGTTAGTGATTGTTCCTGACAAACTAACCTCCGAAACGTCTGCACAAACTGTCTGATCTGGCCCTGCGTTTACTTTTGGAAGTGGTAGAATGGTTACTTTTATTGAACTTACGGCTTCCGGACAAGCTCCGTTTCCTAAACTTTTTAAGGTTAATGTGACATTACCTTTAGAAATATCTCCTCCACCTAAATTATAAGTAGTATTGACATTATTGCGATTTGCAAAAGTTCCATCTCCTGAGGTAGACCAAACCCCTCCAGAAGCAGCTTCTATAGTCCCATTTAATGTTATTGAGGAACTACTTTCACAAATAGTAAAGTCGTTTCCGGCATTTGCTCTTGGCATAGGGGTAAATTTAACAGTCATTGCATCTTTCCCTGGAACACAGGCTCCGTTTCCTGTAGATGTGAGTGTGAATGTCAATATGCCTTTTTTTAGATCCGCTGTACTTGGCTTATAGATAGCATTGATTCCATTAGAGCTAAAAGTACCTGTTCCAGTGCTTGTCCAGGACCCACCAGTAGCCACATTAATTTTACCTGAAAGTGTTACAGAAGTTACATTTTCGCAAAGTTCCTGATCAGGACCAGCATCAACTGTTGGAATAGGAGTAATGGTCAATGTCATCTTATCCTCAGCTGGGTTACATACACCATTACCTGTTGTACTAATGGTCAGGGTGATTTTCTTTATAACAGTGTCCTGTGAGGAGACATAATAACTAGCGTCTTTTTGTGATGCATCAGGAGCAAAAGTTCCAGAGCCAGAGCTTTTCCAGATAATTCCTCCTGCATTTGCAAAACTACCGGCTAGTTTGATGAAACTCGTATTCGCGCATACTGTCTGATCCGGCCCTGCATCTACCTTAGGAGCATCCTGCAATATAAAGGTTACCTGATCAGATTGTGGAGGACAAATGCCATCACTTACAGAAGTCAGAGTTAATACGATTTTTTTACTATTAACTTCTGTAGCAGAAGGAATATAGGTTGCATTTAAACTTGATGCATTTGGAGCATATGATCCCGAACCTCCAGACCAGGTACCTCCGGAAGCATTTACCACAACACCGTGTAATGGGATTCCGCTGACATTCGCACACAGCGTTTGTTCTGGACCGGCGTCTACTACTACAGCATCTTTAAAGGTAACAGTCAAACGATCTGAAACGAGAGAACAAGTATCATTGCCTATACTGGTAAGAGTCAGGATAACACTTCCGGCTGATGTATCCGCAGAGGAAGGAACATAGGTTGCTGTTAAGCTACTTCTGTCCGGAAGAAATGAACCAGTTCCATTTGTAGACCAAAGAGCACCTTTAGCGTTTCCGACTTTTCCGTTTAATGATACATTAGGAGTATTTCCGCAAACTATCTGATCTGGCCCAGCTTCAATTTCAGGTCCTTTAGGAATTCTGAAAGTTATTTCGTCAGAAACAGGAGGACATGATCCTACAGCATCTGTGGTAATTTTAAGTTTTACAACTCCGCTTGATAATTCAGAAGGCGAGGGGGTATAGATGGCGTTGAGTGTTTTAGCATCTGGGGTAAATGTACCAGACCCGCCTGTCCACGTTGATCTTGAACCTATAGCATTAAGTCTTATAGGTAGGTCGTTAGTACAAATAAACTGATCCGGGCCAGCATCTATAACCGGAACAGTTGTAAATGTAACAACCATGTCATCAGAGACCGGAGGACATACTCCCGTGCCTGTTGTGGTTAGAGTAAATGTGACACTACCTCTGGATTTATCATTTGCAGTGATATTATATGTAGCGTTTATAATTGAATTGTTCGGTAGAAAAGAACCGTTACCATTAGAGGACCAGGTTGTTCCTGTAGCATTTTTAAATGTTCCGTAATTGAATACAATAGCTGTTTCGGTACCGCAAACAAACTGATCTGGTCCGGCATTTACCTCCGGAGCTGGCAGTAGTTTAAAGGTAACATTATCGGATACAGGGTTACAATTGCCATTGTCTGTTGTTACAATGGTTAAAGTAACAGAGCCTGCAATAACTTCAGCTACTGAAGGTGAATAAACAGCATTAATTGCTGTAGCATTAGGCGTAAACTTCCCATTGCCACCTGACCAGACAATTCCTCCTGCAACTGTCTTGCTCCCGTTAAGCTGAATTCCTGGAGTATTCGAGCATAAATCCTGTCCGGGACCAGCATCTACCTCAGGAGATGGAGTGAAAGTTATATTAAGATATGCAAATGATGAATTACATAAACCATTGTCAGTGGAGCTTAATGTAAGTTTCAGAGAACCAGAATTAATTTCGTCTGCTGTTGGGGTATAAATTGCTTTTATTGTATTGGCATTCGGAGAAAATACTCCTTTTCCCCCTGACCACATTCCACCCTTGGCTGGTAAGGTAACTTTTCCATCCAGATCAATGGTTGGATTATTTTTACAGACATTAACAGAATTACTTGTCGTTACTACCGGAGCTTTAATAATAGTGATCTCCAGACTATCGGTCTCGCTTTTACAATTTCCATTGTTTGAAGAGGTAAGGTAAAGTTTGGCAAAACCTGAAGCTATTTCTGCAGCAGAAGGAGTGTAGGTAGTTACTAGAGAAGTGTTATTCGGCGAAAAGGTTCCACTTCCTCCGCTCCATACTCCGGCTCCAAAACTTACTGTTCCGTTTAGGGTTACTTGAGCATTGTTTTCACAGACACTCTGTGCCGGTCCAGCCTTAACAATTGGGCCAGGTGTAAAGGTAATTTCTACATCATCACTTACAGGAAGACATGAAGGTTTCTGAGCTGTTAAGGTTAATTTCAATTTCCCCGATGCAATTTCAGATGGAGTAGGAGTGTATACCGCATTAAGGCTGTCTTTACTTGGTGTGAATATCCCATTTCCTCCTGACCATGTCACTGAAGTACCCAGAGTTGCAGTCCCTTTTAAGGTGATGTTTGCATTGTTTGCACATAACGTTTGGGCTGGTCCTGCATCCACAGTTGGGGCCGGATCTATTAATATCAGGATTTTTTCTGTAGAAGAACTACAGTTAAAATCATTTCCAACACTTGTTATATTAATAATCGCAAGGTTATCCGCAAGATCTTTGGAAGAAGGTATATAGGTTACATTCAAGTGACTTGCAGAAGGAGTAAAGGTTCCGTAATTTACAGAACTCCAGAGGATCCCGGAAGCTCCTGAAATTTTAGCGCTTAAAACTACATTCGGATTGTTTTCGCAGGCGACCAGGTTTTGATTGACAACAATTTTGGGTGATGGTCTGAATTTAACTATTAAAGAATCTTTCACCGGACTGCACAATCCATTGCCAGTTGAAGAAAGGTATAGTTTTATGGAAGCTTTTGCTGTATCAGCAGAAGAAGGTTCGTATGTCGCATTTAATGAGGTTGCTGAAGGCTTGAAAGTTCCGTTCCCTTCAGAAGACCATAATATACCGGTTGCTCCTTCTACAAAACCATTTAGCTGAATAATGTCTTTTTTACATAACTCTTTGTCTGGACCAGCTTCCACTCTGGGTGGTCTGGTCAGGTTGATAATCATTTGGTCAGATACAGTTCCACATGGATTATGTTCTGGTGTTAGATTTAAAACAATGTTCGCAGCACCCAACTCTCCTTTTCCAGGAATATAAGTTGCATTTAAAGTATTGGCATCCGGAAGAAATGTTCCTGTTCCTCCCGTCCATTTTCCGGCGGTACCTCCTTTGATGCTTCCATTTAAAAGAATGACTGCATTGTTTGAGCATACTGTAGTATCTTTTCCTGCATCAGCTATAGATGGCGGTGCCACTATAATTTTTGTCTTGCTGCTTACAGGAGCGCATAATCCATTACTTGTTGCTGTTAAAGTAAGTTCAATAGATCCACTTTCCAACTCTTCCTTTGTTGGTGAATAAACAGGGTTTACTCTGTTTCTGTTAGGAATAAAATTTCCATTTCCTCCTGACCAAGTCACCTTAGATGCATTCGTCACCACTCCGGAAAGTTGTACAGTGGTAGTATTAGAACAGATATTAGAGGTCGGTCCTGCATTGACTGTAGGAAGAGGAGTAAAGAATATTCTCATTGTATCTGTTACGGAGGGGCAACCTGATGTAGGATTTGAAGTTAGAAATAACTTCACCATTCCAGCAGTTTTTTCAGCAGCAGTAGGAGTATAGCCAGCATTCAGATCATTAATATTGGAGAATGTTCCATTTCCTCCTGACCATTTTCCACCAGTAGCTCCTGTAATTTTACCGCTCAGGATAAATGTTGTTATATCCGCACAAACAGTAGTATCATTGGGAGCAAGAGGAGCATTTCTGCTTTCTGCATCTACTGTAACATTTTGAACGGTGTAGTTAAGTTTTTTCTCAATCACATTGGCATACCACCAGGTATTAATAGATTCTGGGCAAGTAGGTACGCAGTCGTTGTATCCTCTGTTCCTCCATTTATGACAGCCGCCTGTACATCCTGTCAGGTTTACTGTTCCGTCTAGGTTTGACCCTGCTATAATTTTGGAATCATCCCAGTACAATTTAGGAACCGTGTTTCCTCCCTTTTTAGGAGCATATAATTCAACTATGTAACCGTTTAAATGGTTTTCTACATCATACAATGGCAAATGTGTTAATCCATTAAAGTAATTAACATTTATATCAAAGGTTTTATTTGCAGGTACTACATTGCCTAAACCATCTTTTGTATTCCATGGAATACAGTTATATCCGGCTTTTACAGTTGTGTTGAATAGTATGTCTGATGTACCTTTTTGATATCCTGCCTGGCCATTGAATTCAAAGAGAATTTCAACAGTTCCTGTTTTGTCAGTATAGATTTCTATACATCTGTTGTTCGGGTCACAGCCAGTAATTTTAGGATCTTGTGTGAGGCTTCCGAATCTTCCCACAGGAAAGCAGTTAGTATCTGGCTCTGTAAGGAAAAGTTTATATTCAGGATAGGTATAGTTTCCGATTTTGGATTGTCTGTCAAATTCAGCATTACCCGTTTTGGTGGTACCGGTAGAATTAGCAGAGATAGAAAATCCGAAAGGCTGAATACCATTAAAATTCAATGAAGTAATAATACTGTCTTTTGCATAGACATACATGGTGGTTACAAATCTATTGGCATCGGCATTTGTTGTAAAATCCCATGCTTTGGACCAAAGTCTTCCGGTTTGGATTTTATTTGTAGAGGGATTAGCTACTGTAATGTCAAAATAGGTGAAAATCCTTTTTTCCGGTGTAGGAGTGGTGGATGATTTGGGGTTAAATTCAATGTGATAAGTACCCGGTCCCGGAGGAGTAAATTCCAAAGCATTGTAACCGCCCCCACCTACAATTTGACTAGGGCCATTATAAGCTTTGTCATATGAATCAATATATCCGGCTCCGGATTTGGGGAGTCGGTATGTGTTGGTTGTTCCTGCAACAGGGGTAAGCCCTGGAATGGGCACAGCGTTGTTGGATTCATCCATAAGACGGAAGAAAACATCATCATTGGTTTGCTTGAAACCCATGTATATCTTTTCGCCCGGATTACACACCTGAATATTCAATCTGTAGTCTTCCGGAGCATTAAAAGTTGCAAATGGTCTCGATAATGTGTTCAGGTCAAATATCTGAACATAACCATTTGAAGATGATGTGGGCATCAATTGTCTGGTTCCTTCAGAGTATGTTTTAAAACATATTGAAAGGCACATCGACAAAATAAAAATTTTAGTCTTGGTATAAGTTAACCCCATAACTTAAATATTTAAACTAGCGTTAGAAATCAAAATGATTTTAAGAAATTGATTTATTTTTATATTAATTTTAAATATTTGTTAAATGAACGTATTCAAAATTAATTAGTTATCATTGTAATATTTTAATGTTGACCTGTTTATCAAAGAGATAAAATTAACTCTAAATATTAGAATTTCAATATCTGGTTCATTGATTTGTGCTGAATGTTTAAAAATTTGTTAAATTCGTCGAATATTCTTAAAAACTTGTATTGAAGTGATAATCAGGTTAAAAATTGTATTTTTTATCTTATTTGCGATTTCATGGAATGGAGCTGCAGGTCAGGATATTCAGTTCTCTCAATTTTATGGTGCTCCACTGTATGTAAACCCTGCTTTTGCCGGAAGTACGCATAAAACAAGGCTCGTTCTTCATCAAAGAATACAATGGCCAAAGCTTGATGGAAAATATATAACCTCATTATTTTCTGCGGATACTTATTTTTCCAAATACAGAAGTGGTCTTGGACTTCAGGTTTATAAGGACTGGCAGGGAAGCAATACCATAAATTCCACTGATGTGTCTCTCTCTTATTCATATGAAATTTTCTTAACGTCTAAAATTGTTGTAAGACCGGGATTGCAGTTAGGTTATATTTCCAGAACCCTAGATTATTCTGATCTTGCCTTTAGTTATCAATATGATAATAATGGTAATATTGCTCCTGGCTTTGATAACGGGAAGATTAAAAAACAATTCATGGATCTTTCTACCGGAGCAGTTATATATACTGAAAATCTGTGGGTAGGTTTTGCTGCAAACCATATCAATACTCCCAATCAATCATTTGTAAATGGAAATGCACCTCTTCCTGCAAAATATTCCTTTACTGCAGGCTATCAGATAAACTTTAGTAGAAGACCTGATAAATCAACATTGCAGGAAGAAAAGCAGATAAGTCTGATTCCTACTGTTCATTATAAGTTTCAGGGGAAATCGGATCAGACCGATCTTGGTGTTTATGGGGTTTATGATCAATTGATTGCTGGTTTCTGGTACAGAGGTATTCCGGGTTTAAAGCGTTATAAAAAGGGAGTTCAGAATAATGAGTCCATTGTCGGATTGGTAGGGTGGAAGTATAATAACCTTGCGATTACCTATAGTTACGATTTTATCGTTTCAAGGCTTGCTCCTGCAAGAAGTGGTGGAGCTCATGAAATTAATCTGACTTATATCTTTAATAAAAGGAAAAAAATCAAACCTATGAGGAGAATGCCTTGTCCTCATTTCTATAAAAGTTTTTAATAAATATAAAATTTGAACTGACCGGAAGGTTTGTGTTTCCTCTTTACTTTGCTGGTGTTGGCATTTAGCTCTGCAAGTTGTTCGTTTTGTTTCTGACGACTTTTCTCAGCCATTCTTTGATTGGCCTTTCTGTTCTTTCTGTTTTTTTCAATTACTTCCTGAGCGGTTCTCTGGTGATAACCTTTGAGTTGTTCCTTTTCAGCATCATTCATATTATACATCTTTCCTGTCAGGCAGGAGCTTAGAGTAATACAAATTAATACAGCTATGAATTTATTAGGGAATATATGATTTAGAACAGTCACTATAGGGAATAGTTTTGGTTAATTATTTTATTGACAATTATTTGTTACCAAAATTTCAACGTTCAAACATACCATGTCTTACAGGTAATTTTATTTTCGGGAGAATGAGTTCTTCAAAAATAATCTATTTTTTGAAATTGCCATCTATTTTTATCTCTACATATAAAAAACGTCACTTTTTCATATGCCAGCCGTACAAACGTGATATTTTGAATTACTGTAAAGATTAAAAAGTAACCAGAATGTCCGGAAAAACCCGGAATTTGTACGTTTAGACACTAAATTTTAAATAATATCCTATATGACCTTTTTTTTGAGAGGGGCCCTCATTATGATTGCAATGACTTCCGCAATAGCTGCATATTCACAGAATAATTCAAAAGCTGCCAGAAAATATACTGACAAAGCCTTAGAGTATTTCAAAGCAGAAGATTATGAAACGGCCCTCACGTATTTTTTAAAATCAGATAGCCTTGATGGAAATGATCAAGATGTTTCTTATTTAATCAGCCTTTCTTTTTTCAGATCTGATCAAAAGCTAAAAGCATTACCTTTTTTATTGAAAGCTAAAGCAGGAGGAATCAAAGAGCCTGAGTTAGAGCTTTATCTTGGAGAAGCTTATCATCTGTCACATAAGTTTGATAAAGCAATAGAACACCTTACTTTATATAGATCTACACTGCGCTCTTCTGAAAAGGAAACAGTTAAAGAAGTAAATGATTTGATACAAAATTGCAAAAATGGAATAGAATTGGTGAAAACTCCAGTGGAGGTTAAAATCAAAAATCTTGGGAATGTCATTAACAGTGCATTTCCGGACTATATGCCTGCTTTGTCTGCAGATGAGTCTTTGCTGATTTTTACATCAAGGAGGGATAATAGTACCGGAGGGCTTAAAATTAATAACTTGTATTTTGAGGATATATATATATCTACTAAAAAAGATGATAAATGGTCAACTCCCGAAAAGCTAGGCAATGGCATTAATACTCCATCTCACGATGCATGTGTTGGAATTTCACCAGACGGACAGCAGATTTTTATTTATAAAGATGGAGGAGAGTATTTCGGGGATTTATTTGTAAGTACCTTATCCGGTAAGACCTGGTCTATACCTAAAAGCCTTGGGCCTAATATCAATACTCGTTCCTGGGAACCTTGTGCTACCATTACCGCAGATCAGAACGTCCTGTTCTTTGTCAGTAATAAAAAAGGGGGAATTGGTGGAACTGATATATATATGAGCAAACGCCAGCCAAATGGAGAATTTGGTCCTGCTACTATTCTGAGTACAGAAATTAACACTTCGAAAGATGAGTTTTCTCCGTTTATTCACCCCGATGGGAAGACTCTTTATTTCAGTTCCAAAGGACATAACAGTATGGGGGGATATGATATTTTCTCCTGCACTATAAATACCGAAACAGGGCAGGTCATCTCTAAACCTGTAAACCTTGGTTATCCCATTAATACTGCTGATGATGAGGTTTATTTTTCATGGTCTGCTGATAACAGGAGAGCTTATTTTTCTTCGGAAAGGTCAGGAGGGGTAGGTGAAAAAGATTTATATGTGCTTGAAAGACCTAAAGCGGAAGCCTCCCTTGTAATGT
Protein-coding sequences here:
- a CDS encoding OmpA family protein, giving the protein MTFFLRGALIMIAMTSAIAAYSQNNSKAARKYTDKALEYFKAEDYETALTYFLKSDSLDGNDQDVSYLISLSFFRSDQKLKALPFLLKAKAGGIKEPELELYLGEAYHLSHKFDKAIEHLTLYRSTLRSSEKETVKEVNDLIQNCKNGIELVKTPVEVKIKNLGNVINSAFPDYMPALSADESLLIFTSRRDNSTGGLKINNLYFEDIYISTKKDDKWSTPEKLGNGINTPSHDACVGISPDGQQIFIYKDGGEYFGDLFVSTLSGKTWSIPKSLGPNINTRSWEPCATITADQNVLFFVSNKKGGIGGTDIYMSKRQPNGEFGPATILSTEINTSKDEFSPFIHPDGKTLYFSSKGHNSMGGYDIFSCTINTETGQVISKPVNLGYPINTADDEVYFSWSADNRRAYFSSERSGGVGEKDLYVLERPKAEASLVMLKGTIKGCDNKKPVTASIIVTDIATGKEIGKYSSNSSTGKYIVILPAGKNYGITVEAPGYVFYSKNIDIPSLDHYKEIDDEICMEGLKKGTVFVLRNVFFDVNKATLRQESESELERVHEILTSNPSIKMLISGHTDSDGNDEYNLKLSENRAHAVKDYLINKGVSAERLSYKGYGETKPVAPNDSPDNKQLNRRTEIEIVE
- a CDS encoding PorP/SprF family type IX secretion system membrane protein, encoding MIIRLKIVFFILFAISWNGAAGQDIQFSQFYGAPLYVNPAFAGSTHKTRLVLHQRIQWPKLDGKYITSLFSADTYFSKYRSGLGLQVYKDWQGSNTINSTDVSLSYSYEIFLTSKIVVRPGLQLGYISRTLDYSDLAFSYQYDNNGNIAPGFDNGKIKKQFMDLSTGAVIYTENLWVGFAANHINTPNQSFVNGNAPLPAKYSFTAGYQINFSRRPDKSTLQEEKQISLIPTVHYKFQGKSDQTDLGVYGVYDQLIAGFWYRGIPGLKRYKKGVQNNESIVGLVGWKYNNLAITYSYDFIVSRLAPARSGGAHEINLTYIFNKRKKIKPMRRMPCPHFYKSF